Proteins co-encoded in one Natrarchaeobius halalkaliphilus genomic window:
- a CDS encoding Kiwa anti-phage protein KwaB-like domain-containing protein has protein sequence MTTQNDAADTLKNAREFVQGNTSTDYLLVHKRETGPEIQTLEFRKTVQNELEKLFADVLTSYIDKVRDGSVGIRNLSAINTVTDESLIQHATIDELPDTELFRSLTSDSTYPTTKYDKNDPPDFQLIKVSDGKKHLIGIQNHRSLKTYDASKSGIPLLYRDAVYSKFESDLLIVPEALNAIYFEDQLFVMTPKSFEKMFEMRDEYEQKAETVISNFEDSGIRFSKSKITDDWMINGDIRVLRKLYTVHENEIPTYATPDRIKMVIDKYDIEVQYRKKNGFIELDIEEYTDIWKLLRLLNSDYAEAELIPDARLEIESKRIMD, from the coding sequence ATGACTACTCAAAATGATGCGGCTGACACCCTAAAGAACGCACGTGAATTTGTCCAAGGAAACACCTCTACTGATTATTTATTAGTACACAAACGGGAAACTGGTCCGGAAATTCAAACACTGGAATTTCGAAAAACAGTCCAGAACGAACTTGAAAAGCTGTTTGCAGACGTACTTACGAGCTATATCGATAAAGTTCGTGATGGGTCGGTTGGGATCCGCAACCTGAGTGCTATAAATACAGTTACAGATGAATCGTTGATTCAGCATGCAACTATAGATGAGTTGCCAGATACTGAGTTATTCAGATCACTTACTTCGGATTCCACGTATCCAACAACAAAATACGATAAGAATGATCCACCGGACTTCCAGTTGATAAAGGTATCAGATGGGAAGAAGCACTTAATCGGTATTCAAAACCACCGATCACTCAAAACTTATGACGCCTCGAAAAGTGGCATTCCCCTACTGTATAGAGATGCGGTCTATTCCAAATTTGAGAGCGATTTACTGATAGTGCCAGAAGCACTGAATGCGATTTATTTTGAAGATCAGCTCTTTGTGATGACTCCAAAATCTTTCGAAAAGATGTTTGAGATGCGAGACGAATATGAACAAAAAGCTGAAACAGTAATCAGCAATTTTGAGGACTCTGGCATCCGATTTTCGAAATCCAAAATCACGGACGACTGGATGATAAACGGAGACATTCGTGTGTTGAGGAAACTATACACTGTACACGAAAATGAAATCCCAACATACGCGACACCTGATCGTATTAAAATGGTTATTGACAAGTATGATATTGAAGTTCAATACCGGAAGAAAAATGGGTTTATTGAACTTGATATAGAGGAGTACACGGATATATGGAAGTTACTTCGACTTCTCAATTCAGACTACGCTGAGGCAGAGCTAATTCCTGACGCGCGCTTGGAAATTGAGAGCAAACGAATCATGGACTGA
- a CDS encoding type I restriction enzyme HsdR N-terminal domain-containing protein codes for MDSDEVAEYVERSQQLLEASPQMNEQNTKVRLVQPLLELLGWDLYSTEVELEYTVPMASGSTHVDYALLVGDSPVVFVEAKAASSGLSSQHVTQLKSYMRQELDVDWGILTNGKEFEVLTKDQYSNDGEEVSVVQFDLDDLAENPDVLELLSKEAIRSGKADEIAGQVAQTNEAIRYLNQNEDDVTETVSSAVESELGEVPLDLDEQSRDFVQNLASALQEQRQFVSEDPPAGTDEPPPSPPREEPDEDGELQPRQNKVVGTITRDEIDGDEDATVAVYASKESGLTFLKENAAWAFVRVGRDMDYIAMYITGGESVVKYFAEVDEIVDPEEADLERDPLDYLDRDYVGEGKKVIKFQNHTFYELEDPIPFESKYPQSRRDTTLGKLREAETTDDLF; via the coding sequence ATGGACTCGGATGAGGTGGCGGAGTACGTTGAGCGGTCACAACAGTTGCTCGAGGCCTCTCCACAAATGAACGAGCAGAACACCAAAGTTCGACTCGTTCAACCGCTGCTCGAACTTCTCGGATGGGATCTGTATTCAACAGAGGTTGAACTTGAGTACACGGTTCCGATGGCATCTGGAAGTACACATGTTGACTACGCCCTTCTCGTCGGTGACTCTCCGGTTGTCTTTGTCGAAGCAAAAGCGGCCAGTTCGGGCCTTAGTTCACAGCACGTCACACAGCTCAAGAGCTACATGCGACAGGAACTCGATGTAGACTGGGGTATTCTCACCAACGGGAAGGAGTTCGAGGTTCTCACAAAGGATCAGTATAGCAACGATGGAGAGGAGGTATCGGTGGTACAATTCGATCTTGACGATCTCGCCGAGAACCCGGATGTGCTGGAGTTGCTTTCAAAGGAGGCGATCCGGTCTGGGAAGGCGGATGAGATTGCTGGTCAGGTAGCGCAGACGAACGAGGCGATCCGGTATCTCAACCAGAACGAGGACGACGTAACAGAGACAGTGAGTTCGGCAGTCGAGAGCGAACTCGGAGAAGTCCCGCTGGATTTGGACGAACAGTCTCGAGATTTCGTTCAGAATCTGGCTTCTGCGCTTCAGGAGCAACGTCAGTTCGTTAGCGAAGATCCGCCAGCTGGAACCGATGAACCACCACCGAGTCCACCAAGAGAAGAACCAGATGAGGATGGTGAACTACAGCCTCGTCAGAACAAAGTCGTCGGAACCATTACTCGTGACGAGATCGATGGTGACGAAGATGCAACAGTCGCAGTCTATGCTTCTAAAGAATCTGGTCTCACTTTTTTGAAGGAGAACGCAGCATGGGCCTTCGTCAGGGTGGGGCGAGATATGGATTACATTGCGATGTATATCACAGGCGGTGAGAGCGTAGTCAAATACTTCGCAGAGGTTGATGAGATTGTAGATCCGGAGGAAGCAGACTTAGAGCGTGATCCGTTAGATTATCTGGATAGGGATTACGTTGGGGAAGGGAAGAAAGTGATTAAATTTCAAAATCATACGTTCTACGAACTGGAGGATCCGATACCATTTGAATCTAAGTATCCTCAATCTCGCCGTGATACGACGCTTGGTAAGCTGAGAGAGGCAGAGACAACTGACGACCTCTTTTAG